One segment of Takifugu rubripes chromosome 5, fTakRub1.2, whole genome shotgun sequence DNA contains the following:
- the fbxl19 gene encoding LOW QUALITY PROTEIN: F-box/LRR-repeat protein 19 (The sequence of the model RefSeq protein was modified relative to this genomic sequence to represent the inferred CDS: deleted 2 bases in 2 codons): MSGSKALGGGPGGGARRRRTRCRRCQACMRTECGECHFCKDMKKFGGPGRMKQSCLLRQCTAPVLPHTAVCFACGEAGKEDTVESADEKFSLSLMECTICNEIIHPSCLKMGKAEGIINDEIPNCWECPKCHKEGKTSKDQTDGSGKRRLDNGEVGRWKLTDDPPPKKKAPSSLEEGGRLEGGHKRKKEKELPQDSGSKKKVKGAHEKRLKKKPKQEPLECNGPTSLAGGGAGGLQGSSASMAPSGGGGAGGLGGTSSADQRSHHREKLERFKRMCLLERRPESSSSSSSSSESDSESDSDDSLRAEQTGGCSSPSSSSPAPPPPIAYGNSSGGRAERERSRGDRERESERERRLAELGFSASEESEEEGERRDEDRREEEHAAGDKNRWRAEAGLLLPGRKGGLLDGDDEDVVNADRSRKTALPPPSPLSSNQMPLSSQHEGFTGKQRSNGQDARNGRTRGGGGREAGEKENASSILTNHKHGALGGGGTKGSGNRGNKFRSNSKSQPPRNNASTTASIPTANGGGGGVAGAGGLMMSALAASPCSQPSRLAPRSQVMKRSPPAVPSPPRPIQMERHLVRPPPTCPEPSCLPLDSGSSHIMTRDVWLRVFTHLSQRELCVCMRVCRTWSRWCCDKRLWSQIDLSRQRSITPPMLSGIIRRQPVSLNLGYTNISKKQLMWLINRLQGLVELNVCGVAWPVVSALCQVVCPCLKLLDLSRVEDLKDSHLRELLVPPPDTRTAHGESRAGRFHNVTELRLAGLDLTDASARLLVRFVPHLSRLDLSQCGSVTDQTVHTLTSPISPLRESLVYLNLAGCVKVTDQCLPLLRRCTSLQTVDLRSCSLLSSETGQLLSFSSSSSSSSSSSLTTALAVSSPSVSTSSCPPEDRTLLKSS; this comes from the exons ATGTCGGGCAGTAAGGCGCTGGGCGGGGGGCCCGGCGGGGGGGCCAGACGCAGACGCACGCGCTGCCGTCGCTGCCAGGCCTGTATGAGGACCGAGTGTGGGGAGTGCCACTTCTGCAAGGACATGAAGAAGTTTGGAGGTCCTGGGAGGATGAAGCAGTCCTGCCTGCTGAGGCAGTGCACAgcg CCCGTGTTGCCTCACACAGCCGTGTGTTTTGCGTGTGGCGAGGCGGGAAAGGAGGACACGGTGGAGTCTGCAGACGAGAAGTTCAGCCTGTCCCTGATGGAGTGCACCATCTGCAACGAGATCATCCATCCCAGCTGTCTGAAG ATGGGGAAAGCTGAGGGAATCATCAACGATGAAATTCCAAACTGCTGGGAGTGTCCGAAGTGCCACAAGGAAGGTAAAACCAGCAAG gaccAGACGGACGGCTCAGGGAAACGCAGGCTTGACAACGGAGAGGTGGGTCGCTGGAAGCTGACAGATGATCCGCCTCCGAAGAAGAAAGCCCCCTCGtccctggaggaggggggcaggctGGAAGGAGGacacaagaggaagaaagaaaaggagctgcCCCAGGACAGCGGGTCCAAGAAAAAG GTCAAAGGTGCCCACGAGAAACGCCTTAAAAAG AAACCCAAGCAGGAGCCACTGGAGTGCAACGGTCCCACCTCCCTggctgggggtggggcaggAGGACTTCAGGGCTCCTCAGCATCCATGGCTCCGTccggaggaggtggcgctggagGCCTGGGGGGGACGTCCAGTGCAGACCAGCGCTCCCACCACAGAGAGAAACTGGAGCGCTTCAAGAGGATGTGTCTGCTGGAACGGCGGCCCgagtcctcttcctcctcctcctcaagctCGGAGTCGGATTCTGAGTCGGACTCTGACGACTCCCTACGGGCGGAGCAAACGGGAGGATGCtcctcaccttcatcctcctcccccgccccgcctcctcccatAGCGTATGGCAACAGCAGCGGCGGGCGGGCCGAGCGCGAGAGGAGTCGCGGCGATCGGGAGAGAGAAAGCGAGAGGGAGCGGCGTCTGGCCGAGCTGGGCTTCAGCGCCAGCgaggagtctgaggaggagggcgagagGCGGGACGAGGACAGGCGGGAGGAAGAGCACGCCGCCGGGGACAAGAATCGGTGGAGAGCCGAGGCGGGATTACTGCTGCCAGGACGCAAAGGGGGACTGCTGGACGGGGACGACGAGGACGTGGTCAACGCGGACAGGAGCCGGAAAACCGCCCTTCCACCCCCCTCGCCACTCTCCTCCAATCAGATGCCTCTGTCTTCACAGCACGAGGGCTTCACAGGAAAGCAGCGCAGTAACGGACAGGACGCACGCAACGGGCGGACacgtggtggg ggggggcgggaggcTGGCGAGAAGGAGAACGCCAGCAGCATTCTGACCAATCACAAACATGGTGCACTTGGAGGGGGCGGGACCAAAGGCAGCGGAAACCGGGGCAACAAGTTTCGCAGCAACAGTAAGAGCCAGCCCCCCAGGAACAACGCAAGCACCACCGCCTCCATTCCCACGGCCAACGGTGGCGGAGGGGGGGTGGCGGGGGCAGGGGGCCTGATGATGTCAGCACTGGCGGCGTCTCCCTGCTCTCAGCCGTCCCGCCTCGCGCCTCGCTCTCAGGTGATGAAGCGCAGCCCGCCGGCCGTGCCCTCACCTCCACGGCCCATCCAGATGGAGCGACACCTggtgcga cccccccccacctgtcccGAGCCCAGCTGCCTTCCACTGgactctggctcctcccacatcaTGACGCGGGACGTGTGGCTGCGAGTGTTCACACATCTGAGTCAGcgagagctgtgtgtgtgcatgagggtGTGTCGCACCTGGAGCCGCTG GTGCTGTGATAAAAGGCTGTGGAGCCAGATCGACCTGAGCCGGCAGCGCTCCATCACCCCCCCGATGCTCAGTGGTATCATCCGCCGCCAGCCTGTCTCCCTCAACCTGGGCTACACCAACATCTCCAAGAAACAGCTGATGTGGCTCATCAACCGCCTCCAAG GTCTGGTGGAGTTGAACGTGTGCGGCGTGGCTTGGCCGGTGGTCTCGGCTCTGTGTCAGGTGGTCTGTCCCTGTCTGAAGCTGCTGGACCTCAGCAGGGTGGAGGACCTCAAAGACTCCCACCTGAGGGAGCTGCTGGTGCCGCCCCCCGACACCAGGACAG CTCACGGCGAGAGCAGAGCCGGACGCTTCCACAACGTGACGGAGCTGCGATTGGCTGGTTTGGATCTGACGGACGCGTCGGCCCGCCTGCTGGTGCGGTTCGTGCCTCACCTGAGCAGGTTGGACCTGAGTCAGTGCGGGAGCGTCACGGACCAGACGGTCCACACCCTCACCTCCCCCATCTCCCCTCTCAGAGAGAGCCTCGTCTACCTGAACCTGGCAG gttgTGTTAAGGTCACGGACCAGTGCCTCCCACTGTTGCGTCGCTGCACCTCCCTGCAGACGGTGGACCTgcgctcctgctccctcctgtccTCCGAGACCGGACAgctgctctccttctcctcgtcctcctcgtcctcctcgtcctcgtccctcaCCACCGCGCTGGCCGTCTCCTCGCCGTCTGTGTCGACCTCCTCTTGCCCTCCTGAAGACAGAACTCTGCTGAAGAGCAGCTAA
- the utp18 gene encoding U3 small nucleolar RNA-associated protein 18 homolog isoform X2, which yields MDVMKLPAEDRPDPPAQSRRRAAPLEPGGEQRKRQKNACLVAALAEEQRSVKMLEELVFGAEEQLLGRLGQVGQVGRLGQEEEPQSEMLVGGPEDEDLGQSEGETQQQPIRKAVWVDEDDELEEEVNMMHRYRRDLVRGGAESAMTKQKLQQRIREQFEKSMGGAPSWADGAVNKIEDEEEDEDDLLRRTGDLVASSDRLPSGALRMKKCLHANAARPSDDGLTTVQFHPSAQVVMTAGLDQSVSLFQVDGKTNPKIQSIHLESFPVHQARFSRDGEMVIATSLKNKMFYLYDMMEGRVTPVHAIRGLNEARVKEFSVCPEGGALLLSGTNGYLHLLTLKTKEVISSMKINGDVGAVAFSRDGGKIFALSDEGEVYVWDMRSRRCVNTFPDDGCVRGTAIAASLSGQHLACGSQSGVVNIYSQEACLNSANPKPLKSVMNLRTSVTSLTFNPSSEILAVASRVEDEAVRLVHVPSLTVFPNFPVTKKKIVYRTSCMDFSPHGGFFSLANNKGHAPLFRLLHFRDF from the exons ATGGACGTGATGAAGCTTCCGGCCGAGGACAGACCCGACCCCCCCGCCCAGAGCAGGAGGCGCGCGGCGCCGCTGGAGCCCGGCGGGGAGCAGCGGAAGCGGCAGAAGAACGCGTGTCTGGTGGCGGCGCTGGCGGAGGAGCAGCGCTCggtgaagatgctggaggagctggtgttcGGGGccgaggagcagctgctgggccGGCTGGGCCAGGTGGGTCAGGTGGGCCGGCTGGGCCAG gaggaggagccacagAGCGAGATGCTGGTGGGAGGGCCTGAGGACGAGGACTTGGGCCAATCAGAGGGCGAGActcagcagcagccaatcagaaaagCTGTTTGGGTGGACGAGGATgacgagctggaggaaga GGTCAACATGATGCATCGTTACCGTAGAGACCTGGTCAGAGGGGGGGCGGAGTCAGCCATGACCAAACAGAAGCTCCAGCAAAGGATAAGAGAACA GTTTGAGAAGTCGATGGGAGGAGCTCCATCCTGGGCGGACGGCGCCGTCAACAAGATAGAAG acgaggaagaggatgaagacgaCCTGCTGCGGAGAACGGGCGACCTCGTGGCGTCTTCGGACCGTTTACCCAGCGGTGCGTTGAGG ATGAAGAAATGTCTCCACGCCAACGCCGCTCGACCCTCGGACGACGGGCTGACCACGGTCCAGTTCCACCCCTCTGCTCAGGTCGTCATGACGGCTGGCCTCGACCAGTCCGTCTCCCTCTTCCAG GTCGACGGGAAGACTAATCCCAAGATCCAGAGCATCCACCTGGAGTCCTTCCCTGTTCACCAAGCGCGCTTCAGCCGTGACGGTGAGATGGTCATCGCCACCAGCCTGAAGAACAAGATGTTCTACCTGTATGACATGATGGAGGGCCGAGTCACACCTGTGCACGCCATCAGAG GTCTGAATGAAGCCCGAGTCAAAGAGTTCTCAGTGTGTCCAGAAGGTGGCGCTCTGTTGCTGTCAGGAACCAACGGGTACCTGCACCTCCTCACGCTCAAG aCGAAGGAGGTGATTTCCAGCATGAAGATAAACGGGGACGTCGGCGCTGTCGCCTTCTCCCGTGATGGCGGTAAAATCTTTGCCCTCTCAG ACGAGGGGGAGGTGTACGTGTGGGACATGCGCAGCCGTCGGTGTGTGAACACTTTTCCGGACGACGGTTGTGTCCGAGGAACGGCGATCGCGGCTTCGCTGAGCGGGCAGCATCTGGCGTGTGG CTCACAGTCGGGCGTGGTCAACATCTACTCCCAGGAGGCGTGTCTAAACTCAGCCAATCCGAAGCCTCTGAAGTCTGTGATGAACCTGCGCACGTCCGTCACTtctctgacctttaacccctcTTCTGAGATCCTCGCCGTGGCCTCGCGCGTCGAGGACGAGGCCGTACGACTG GTGCACGTGCCCAGCCTCACCGTCTTCCCCAACTTTCCCGTCACAAAGAAGAAGATCGTTTATCGAACAAGCTGCATGGACTTCTCTCCGCACGGTGGCTTCTTCTCATTGGCTAATAACAAAGGACACGCCCCTCTGTTCAG GTTGTTGCACTTCCGAGACTTCTGA
- the utp18 gene encoding U3 small nucleolar RNA-associated protein 18 homolog isoform X3 has protein sequence MDVMKLPAEDRPDPPAQSRRRAAPLEPGGEQRKRQKNACLVAALAEEQRSVKMLEELVFGAEEQLLGRLGQEEEPQSEMLVGGPEDEDLGQSEGETQQQPIRKAVWVDEDDELEEEVNMMHRYRRDLVRGGAESAMTKQKLQQRIREQFEKSMGGAPSWADGAVNKIEEDEEEDEDDLLRRTGDLVASSDRLPSGALRMKKCLHANAARPSDDGLTTVQFHPSAQVVMTAGLDQSVSLFQVDGKTNPKIQSIHLESFPVHQARFSRDGEMVIATSLKNKMFYLYDMMEGRVTPVHAIRGLNEARVKEFSVCPEGGALLLSGTNGYLHLLTLKTKEVISSMKINGDVGAVAFSRDGGKIFALSDEGEVYVWDMRSRRCVNTFPDDGCVRGTAIAASLSGQHLACGSQSGVVNIYSQEACLNSANPKPLKSVMNLRTSVTSLTFNPSSEILAVASRVEDEAVRLVHVPSLTVFPNFPVTKKKIVYRTSCMDFSPHGGFFSLANNKGHAPLFRLLHFRDF, from the exons ATGGACGTGATGAAGCTTCCGGCCGAGGACAGACCCGACCCCCCCGCCCAGAGCAGGAGGCGCGCGGCGCCGCTGGAGCCCGGCGGGGAGCAGCGGAAGCGGCAGAAGAACGCGTGTCTGGTGGCGGCGCTGGCGGAGGAGCAGCGCTCggtgaagatgctggaggagctggtgttcGGGGccgaggagcagctgctgggccGGCTGGGCCAG gaggaggagccacagAGCGAGATGCTGGTGGGAGGGCCTGAGGACGAGGACTTGGGCCAATCAGAGGGCGAGActcagcagcagccaatcagaaaagCTGTTTGGGTGGACGAGGATgacgagctggaggaaga GGTCAACATGATGCATCGTTACCGTAGAGACCTGGTCAGAGGGGGGGCGGAGTCAGCCATGACCAAACAGAAGCTCCAGCAAAGGATAAGAGAACA GTTTGAGAAGTCGATGGGAGGAGCTCCATCCTGGGCGGACGGCGCCGTCAACAAGATAGAAG aagacgaggaagaggatgaagacgaCCTGCTGCGGAGAACGGGCGACCTCGTGGCGTCTTCGGACCGTTTACCCAGCGGTGCGTTGAGG ATGAAGAAATGTCTCCACGCCAACGCCGCTCGACCCTCGGACGACGGGCTGACCACGGTCCAGTTCCACCCCTCTGCTCAGGTCGTCATGACGGCTGGCCTCGACCAGTCCGTCTCCCTCTTCCAG GTCGACGGGAAGACTAATCCCAAGATCCAGAGCATCCACCTGGAGTCCTTCCCTGTTCACCAAGCGCGCTTCAGCCGTGACGGTGAGATGGTCATCGCCACCAGCCTGAAGAACAAGATGTTCTACCTGTATGACATGATGGAGGGCCGAGTCACACCTGTGCACGCCATCAGAG GTCTGAATGAAGCCCGAGTCAAAGAGTTCTCAGTGTGTCCAGAAGGTGGCGCTCTGTTGCTGTCAGGAACCAACGGGTACCTGCACCTCCTCACGCTCAAG aCGAAGGAGGTGATTTCCAGCATGAAGATAAACGGGGACGTCGGCGCTGTCGCCTTCTCCCGTGATGGCGGTAAAATCTTTGCCCTCTCAG ACGAGGGGGAGGTGTACGTGTGGGACATGCGCAGCCGTCGGTGTGTGAACACTTTTCCGGACGACGGTTGTGTCCGAGGAACGGCGATCGCGGCTTCGCTGAGCGGGCAGCATCTGGCGTGTGG CTCACAGTCGGGCGTGGTCAACATCTACTCCCAGGAGGCGTGTCTAAACTCAGCCAATCCGAAGCCTCTGAAGTCTGTGATGAACCTGCGCACGTCCGTCACTtctctgacctttaacccctcTTCTGAGATCCTCGCCGTGGCCTCGCGCGTCGAGGACGAGGCCGTACGACTG GTGCACGTGCCCAGCCTCACCGTCTTCCCCAACTTTCCCGTCACAAAGAAGAAGATCGTTTATCGAACAAGCTGCATGGACTTCTCTCCGCACGGTGGCTTCTTCTCATTGGCTAATAACAAAGGACACGCCCCTCTGTTCAG GTTGTTGCACTTCCGAGACTTCTGA
- the utp18 gene encoding U3 small nucleolar RNA-associated protein 18 homolog isoform X1, protein MDVMKLPAEDRPDPPAQSRRRAAPLEPGGEQRKRQKNACLVAALAEEQRSVKMLEELVFGAEEQLLGRLGQVGQVGRLGQEEEPQSEMLVGGPEDEDLGQSEGETQQQPIRKAVWVDEDDELEEEVNMMHRYRRDLVRGGAESAMTKQKLQQRIREQFEKSMGGAPSWADGAVNKIEEDEEEDEDDLLRRTGDLVASSDRLPSGALRMKKCLHANAARPSDDGLTTVQFHPSAQVVMTAGLDQSVSLFQVDGKTNPKIQSIHLESFPVHQARFSRDGEMVIATSLKNKMFYLYDMMEGRVTPVHAIRGLNEARVKEFSVCPEGGALLLSGTNGYLHLLTLKTKEVISSMKINGDVGAVAFSRDGGKIFALSDEGEVYVWDMRSRRCVNTFPDDGCVRGTAIAASLSGQHLACGSQSGVVNIYSQEACLNSANPKPLKSVMNLRTSVTSLTFNPSSEILAVASRVEDEAVRLVHVPSLTVFPNFPVTKKKIVYRTSCMDFSPHGGFFSLANNKGHAPLFRLLHFRDF, encoded by the exons ATGGACGTGATGAAGCTTCCGGCCGAGGACAGACCCGACCCCCCCGCCCAGAGCAGGAGGCGCGCGGCGCCGCTGGAGCCCGGCGGGGAGCAGCGGAAGCGGCAGAAGAACGCGTGTCTGGTGGCGGCGCTGGCGGAGGAGCAGCGCTCggtgaagatgctggaggagctggtgttcGGGGccgaggagcagctgctgggccGGCTGGGCCAGGTGGGTCAGGTGGGCCGGCTGGGCCAG gaggaggagccacagAGCGAGATGCTGGTGGGAGGGCCTGAGGACGAGGACTTGGGCCAATCAGAGGGCGAGActcagcagcagccaatcagaaaagCTGTTTGGGTGGACGAGGATgacgagctggaggaaga GGTCAACATGATGCATCGTTACCGTAGAGACCTGGTCAGAGGGGGGGCGGAGTCAGCCATGACCAAACAGAAGCTCCAGCAAAGGATAAGAGAACA GTTTGAGAAGTCGATGGGAGGAGCTCCATCCTGGGCGGACGGCGCCGTCAACAAGATAGAAG aagacgaggaagaggatgaagacgaCCTGCTGCGGAGAACGGGCGACCTCGTGGCGTCTTCGGACCGTTTACCCAGCGGTGCGTTGAGG ATGAAGAAATGTCTCCACGCCAACGCCGCTCGACCCTCGGACGACGGGCTGACCACGGTCCAGTTCCACCCCTCTGCTCAGGTCGTCATGACGGCTGGCCTCGACCAGTCCGTCTCCCTCTTCCAG GTCGACGGGAAGACTAATCCCAAGATCCAGAGCATCCACCTGGAGTCCTTCCCTGTTCACCAAGCGCGCTTCAGCCGTGACGGTGAGATGGTCATCGCCACCAGCCTGAAGAACAAGATGTTCTACCTGTATGACATGATGGAGGGCCGAGTCACACCTGTGCACGCCATCAGAG GTCTGAATGAAGCCCGAGTCAAAGAGTTCTCAGTGTGTCCAGAAGGTGGCGCTCTGTTGCTGTCAGGAACCAACGGGTACCTGCACCTCCTCACGCTCAAG aCGAAGGAGGTGATTTCCAGCATGAAGATAAACGGGGACGTCGGCGCTGTCGCCTTCTCCCGTGATGGCGGTAAAATCTTTGCCCTCTCAG ACGAGGGGGAGGTGTACGTGTGGGACATGCGCAGCCGTCGGTGTGTGAACACTTTTCCGGACGACGGTTGTGTCCGAGGAACGGCGATCGCGGCTTCGCTGAGCGGGCAGCATCTGGCGTGTGG CTCACAGTCGGGCGTGGTCAACATCTACTCCCAGGAGGCGTGTCTAAACTCAGCCAATCCGAAGCCTCTGAAGTCTGTGATGAACCTGCGCACGTCCGTCACTtctctgacctttaacccctcTTCTGAGATCCTCGCCGTGGCCTCGCGCGTCGAGGACGAGGCCGTACGACTG GTGCACGTGCCCAGCCTCACCGTCTTCCCCAACTTTCCCGTCACAAAGAAGAAGATCGTTTATCGAACAAGCTGCATGGACTTCTCTCCGCACGGTGGCTTCTTCTCATTGGCTAATAACAAAGGACACGCCCCTCTGTTCAG GTTGTTGCACTTCCGAGACTTCTGA